One Roseimaritima multifibrata DNA window includes the following coding sequences:
- a CDS encoding ABC transporter ATP-binding protein: protein MITVENLEKYYGDTLAVDRLSFSLAPGQICGLVGKNGAGKTTTMRAIAGLLTPTDGSLTVAGFDVLSQPIEIRRRLAYVPDDPPLFNDLSVGQHLDFIGGVYQVPDHRQQAEALLEEFELLDKRATAARALSRGMRQKLAICCAYLYSPSVILLDEPLTGLDPPGIRTLLQSLQRRAAAGATVILSSHLLAMIEDVCSHLLVMQAGKSQFFGPTDLLRKQNDQSQTLEEAFFATTTWLPTGEEFPCPVPQ, encoded by the coding sequence ATGATCACTGTTGAAAATCTAGAAAAATACTACGGCGATACTCTGGCCGTTGACCGGCTTTCCTTTTCCCTTGCACCAGGCCAAATATGCGGCTTGGTCGGAAAAAACGGAGCGGGAAAGACGACCACGATGCGAGCCATCGCAGGCCTGCTGACTCCAACAGATGGCAGCCTAACGGTCGCTGGTTTTGACGTGCTGTCCCAGCCGATTGAAATCCGCCGGCGACTTGCTTACGTCCCCGATGATCCACCGTTGTTCAATGACCTTTCGGTCGGACAACATCTTGATTTCATTGGCGGGGTTTATCAGGTTCCCGACCATCGCCAGCAGGCGGAAGCTTTGCTGGAAGAATTCGAATTGTTGGACAAACGGGCGACGGCCGCTCGCGCACTGTCGCGAGGGATGCGTCAGAAACTAGCGATCTGTTGTGCTTATCTATACTCTCCGTCCGTGATCCTGCTGGATGAACCTTTGACCGGTCTGGACCCTCCAGGCATCCGAACGCTGCTGCAATCGCTTCAGCGCCGAGCCGCCGCCGGAGCGACCGTGATTCTTAGCAGCCATTTACTGGCAATGATCGAAGACGTTTGCAGTCATCTGTTAGTGATGCAGGCGGGAAAAAGTCAGTTCTTTGGACCGACCGACTTACTGCGTAAGCAAAACGACCAATCGCAAACGCTGGAAGAAGCATTCTTCGCGACCACAACCTGGCTGCCCACCGGAGAGGAATTCCCATGCCCGGTACCACAGTAA
- the thiD gene encoding bifunctional hydroxymethylpyrimidine kinase/phosphomethylpyrimidine kinase: protein MTNSTAPVTLTIAGSDPSGGAGLQADLKTFHQLGCYGSSVVTLLTVQNTQGVRDVSMVAEDFVSAQLTAVLEDLDVKAAKTGALGNAAVIAAVARQAVDFAFPLVVDPVMISKHGGSLIDDTAVQAFQDLLLPQAFLVTPNRMEAERLTGVKVSNLSSMEQAALRIHDRGCRRVLVKGGGDKHEAIDLLSVDGTVQTFVEKRIPTKHTHGTGCVLSAAITANLAKGIALPEAISQAKRFLTTALAKGMHVGKGIQPVNLF from the coding sequence GTGACGAATTCGACGGCCCCCGTCACGTTGACCATTGCAGGTTCCGATCCTTCGGGAGGAGCGGGCCTGCAAGCGGATCTGAAAACATTCCATCAATTGGGATGTTACGGGAGTAGCGTGGTCACATTGCTGACCGTCCAGAACACGCAGGGAGTCCGCGACGTTTCGATGGTCGCGGAAGATTTTGTTAGCGCTCAGCTGACAGCGGTTCTGGAGGACCTTGACGTAAAGGCGGCCAAGACAGGGGCGCTTGGCAATGCCGCAGTGATTGCTGCGGTGGCGCGGCAAGCGGTTGATTTTGCTTTTCCGCTGGTCGTCGATCCCGTCATGATCAGCAAACATGGCGGCTCTCTGATCGATGATACGGCCGTTCAGGCTTTCCAGGATCTTTTGCTTCCGCAAGCTTTTCTCGTGACTCCAAACCGAATGGAAGCCGAACGATTGACCGGCGTGAAGGTTTCCAATCTGAGCAGCATGGAACAGGCTGCCCTGCGAATCCACGATCGGGGTTGTCGCCGAGTTCTGGTCAAAGGCGGCGGAGACAAGCACGAGGCGATCGATTTGTTATCGGTCGACGGTACCGTCCAAACCTTTGTCGAAAAACGGATTCCAACCAAGCACACCCATGGAACGGGGTGCGTACTCTCTGCCGCAATCACCGCCAACCTAGCAAAAGGCATTGCATTACCCGAGGCGATCTCTCAAGCAAAACGGTTCCTAACAACAGCATTAGCCAAAGGCATGCACGTTGGCAAAGGAATCCAACCAGTCAATTTGTTTTAG
- a CDS encoding peptidylprolyl isomerase: MNQMFRSQMLGGRVLFASLAFVAASVVTVSAAEPVRVELDTTLGKIELELDADKAPQTVANFVQYVKDGHYNGTIFHRVIPQFMIQGGGMVAGLTEKPTRAPVKNESANGLKNLPYTVAMARTPAPDSATSQFFINLADNDFLNRENARDGAGYAVFGKVVAGKEVVDKIAGVKTVTKAPHANVPEKDVVLKTAKLIEK; the protein is encoded by the coding sequence ATGAATCAGATGTTTAGAAGTCAGATGCTTGGCGGTCGAGTTTTGTTTGCTTCGTTGGCTTTCGTGGCCGCTTCGGTCGTCACCGTTTCGGCGGCAGAGCCTGTTCGAGTGGAGCTGGATACGACGCTCGGTAAGATTGAACTGGAATTAGACGCTGACAAGGCTCCTCAAACGGTGGCCAATTTCGTTCAGTATGTCAAAGATGGTCACTACAACGGGACGATTTTTCACCGCGTGATCCCTCAGTTCATGATTCAGGGTGGAGGCATGGTGGCTGGTTTGACTGAAAAACCGACTCGTGCTCCCGTCAAAAACGAATCGGCCAACGGCCTGAAGAACTTGCCTTACACCGTCGCGATGGCACGCACGCCAGCACCCGATAGTGCAACCAGTCAATTCTTTATCAACCTTGCAGACAACGATTTCTTGAATCGTGAAAATGCTCGTGATGGTGCTGGGTATGCCGTCTTTGGGAAAGTTGTTGCTGGGAAAGAAGTTGTCGATAAGATTGCCGGTGTTAAAACCGTCACCAAGGCACCCCATGCAAATGTCCCCGAGAAGGACGTTGTTTTGAAAACCGCAAAACTGATCGAAAAGTAA
- a CDS encoding 3-keto-disaccharide hydrolase: MNHVPSILLFSALLASVPASLLATPADPAKPTADAAKDAEAAKETTPDIGSYPKLPKIGSTGTGAIADTPWHVHDVYRPRPTKITPGKVDLSQGQGTTAPSDAIVLFDGTDLSQWCHLQGGDQMFKPRWKIENGYMEVTGGTGSLYTIDSFGSCQLHIEWASPKEVRSDSQGRGNSGIKFFGLYEIQVLDSFDNPTYADGQAGAIYGQFPPKVNATRPSGEWQTYDILFRAPELKDGKMVKPAVVTVLLNGVMVHHAQELKGVARAGRSPVYFDHAPAGQIMLQDHGNPVRYRNIWIRPQ; encoded by the coding sequence ATGAATCACGTCCCTTCTATTCTCCTGTTCTCCGCCCTCCTCGCTTCGGTTCCCGCTTCATTGCTAGCGACCCCGGCGGACCCTGCGAAACCGACTGCCGATGCGGCCAAAGATGCCGAAGCAGCCAAAGAGACCACACCTGATATTGGCAGCTACCCGAAACTGCCAAAGATCGGATCCACGGGAACCGGCGCGATTGCGGATACCCCTTGGCACGTCCACGATGTCTATCGCCCTCGGCCCACTAAAATCACTCCTGGAAAGGTCGACCTTAGCCAGGGGCAAGGGACCACCGCCCCCAGCGACGCGATCGTCTTGTTTGATGGAACGGACCTGTCGCAGTGGTGCCACTTGCAGGGTGGCGACCAGATGTTCAAGCCTCGCTGGAAAATCGAAAACGGGTATATGGAAGTCACCGGAGGAACGGGCAGCCTTTACACCATCGATTCCTTTGGAAGCTGCCAATTGCACATCGAGTGGGCTTCGCCAAAAGAAGTTCGCAGCGACAGCCAAGGCCGCGGCAATAGCGGCATCAAGTTCTTTGGCTTGTACGAAATCCAAGTGCTTGATTCGTTCGACAACCCGACCTACGCCGACGGACAAGCAGGAGCGATCTACGGACAGTTTCCGCCAAAGGTCAATGCGACTCGCCCTTCCGGTGAATGGCAAACCTACGACATCCTCTTCCGAGCTCCGGAACTGAAAGACGGAAAGATGGTCAAACCGGCCGTCGTCACCGTCCTTCTGAACGGCGTTATGGTTCACCATGCACAGGAACTAAAAGGCGTTGCCCGCGCGGGCCGCTCACCCGTCTACTTTGACCATGCTCCGGCCGGCCAAATCATGTTGCAAGATCACGGGAACCCTGTTCGTTACCGCAACATTTGGATTCGCCCTCAGTAG
- a CDS encoding endonuclease/exonuclease/phosphatase family protein produces MTRSILSFVLVAAFGWPTFAQEASPAPLKVLTYNIRYASSGDGEDIWKNRRERVNEVIQQSDIVGLQEVTAGQFEDVRKGTPDFSWYGPARNDGKQDGEACPVGYRTDRFKSLGKGTFWLSESPDVVGSKGWDAALPRIASWVRLQASNSDKTFLVVCTHFDHRGPTARHRSGELIRGKLPELAGPNDRIIVMGDLNARPDSDALKALLAPPSATEEGRTNLSDSRSLSKSTPSGPSGTFNGFRKIVPDVQIDYILLAGDWTVLTHQTLDPKTSTGRFASDHQPIMVELR; encoded by the coding sequence ATGACACGATCGATCCTTAGTTTCGTTTTGGTTGCAGCCTTTGGCTGGCCGACGTTTGCCCAAGAAGCCTCCCCGGCACCACTCAAGGTCCTGACCTACAACATTCGCTACGCCAGTTCAGGTGACGGGGAAGACATTTGGAAAAATCGTCGTGAACGAGTGAATGAAGTGATCCAGCAAAGCGACATTGTCGGTTTGCAGGAAGTCACCGCCGGACAGTTTGAGGACGTTCGCAAGGGGACTCCCGATTTCTCGTGGTATGGTCCAGCCCGGAACGACGGCAAACAGGATGGTGAAGCATGCCCGGTCGGCTATCGAACCGATCGCTTTAAATCACTCGGCAAGGGAACGTTTTGGCTCTCGGAGTCTCCGGACGTTGTGGGATCGAAGGGCTGGGACGCAGCGCTTCCTCGCATTGCTAGTTGGGTTCGGCTGCAAGCATCCAACAGCGACAAAACCTTCCTGGTGGTCTGCACTCACTTCGATCACCGCGGCCCGACCGCTCGCCATCGTTCGGGTGAACTGATTCGCGGCAAACTGCCTGAATTGGCCGGCCCAAACGACCGAATCATTGTGATGGGCGATTTGAATGCCCGTCCCGATAGCGACGCGTTGAAGGCACTTCTTGCCCCTCCTTCGGCTACCGAAGAAGGTCGCACCAACCTGTCGGACAGCCGGTCCCTTTCCAAATCGACGCCGAGTGGCCCGTCCGGGACATTTAACGGCTTTCGAAAGATTGTCCCAGATGTCCAAATCGACTACATCCTTTTGGCAGGCGACTGGACCGTACTAACCCACCAAACGCTTGATCCCAAAACCTCAACAGGTCGTTTCGCCAGCGATCATCAACCGATCATGGTCGAACTTCGCTAG
- a CDS encoding tyrosine-protein phosphatase: MSTVAFSNVPSFVDIHCHLLPGIDDGSRSWEDSLAMAQQMVAEGIDTVCVTPHQLGNYTSTTGQTIRQRTGQLQQWLQTNQVPLNVLPGADVRIDADMITRLQSGDCVSLGDRRRHVLLELPHELYLPLEPVLEQLERIGMVGILSHPERNRGIMRQPQVIEPLIRAGCLMQVTADSFVGEFGQEPEALAKHIVGNGWCHFLATDAHGSTKRPPRLRRAYDLAEQMVGRSMANAMCSENPRAVAEGRNVDALPPVVNNTNWMQRTTSWLFGRKSA; the protein is encoded by the coding sequence ATGTCGACGGTAGCTTTTTCAAACGTTCCCTCCTTTGTTGACATTCATTGCCACTTGTTGCCAGGGATCGATGACGGTTCCCGCAGCTGGGAAGATTCGCTTGCAATGGCGCAGCAAATGGTTGCTGAAGGAATCGATACCGTTTGCGTGACGCCGCACCAGTTGGGGAACTATACGTCGACCACCGGGCAAACCATTCGCCAGCGAACCGGACAGTTGCAGCAGTGGTTGCAGACCAATCAAGTTCCGTTGAACGTGCTTCCCGGAGCCGACGTTCGAATCGATGCGGACATGATCACTCGCTTGCAGTCAGGCGATTGTGTTTCCCTGGGCGACCGACGGCGGCATGTCTTGCTGGAATTGCCTCACGAATTATACCTCCCTCTCGAACCGGTCCTCGAGCAGTTGGAACGGATCGGGATGGTTGGAATCCTTAGCCATCCTGAACGCAATCGCGGGATCATGAGACAGCCTCAGGTGATCGAACCGTTGATCCGAGCGGGCTGTTTGATGCAGGTTACCGCCGATAGTTTTGTCGGTGAATTTGGCCAGGAACCCGAAGCGTTGGCGAAACATATCGTCGGAAATGGATGGTGCCATTTCCTGGCAACCGACGCTCACGGAAGTACCAAGCGACCGCCGCGGTTGCGACGGGCCTATGACCTGGCGGAACAGATGGTGGGTCGTTCGATGGCCAATGCCATGTGTTCGGAAAATCCAAGAGCCGTTGCGGAGGGACGCAACGTGGACGCGCTTCCTCCAGTCGTCAACAATACGAACTGGATGCAAAGGACAACCAGCTGGTTGTTCGGGCGGAAGTCGGCATGA
- a CDS encoding DUF2752 domain-containing protein codes for MPGSAPSSTLPAVAEAGWFLRLVWLVFVIGLAGLLVTAWRLQPNPTGMGTHQQLGLPPCSIVVLWGVRCPACGMTTSWAYFTDGHWWTSWCTNPGGFLFAVIATVAVPWLAYLAVTGKRGPNWSLPLLAGVLIVGLAVTLGDWAIRLLS; via the coding sequence TTGCCTGGCTCTGCCCCTTCCTCTACTCTCCCCGCGGTCGCTGAAGCCGGTTGGTTTTTGCGGCTGGTTTGGCTGGTTTTTGTCATCGGTCTAGCAGGATTGCTAGTAACCGCTTGGCGATTGCAACCCAATCCGACAGGCATGGGGACCCATCAACAATTGGGTTTGCCGCCTTGCTCCATCGTGGTGTTATGGGGAGTTCGCTGTCCGGCGTGTGGAATGACCACCTCCTGGGCGTACTTTACCGACGGCCATTGGTGGACCAGTTGGTGTACCAATCCCGGTGGATTCCTGTTTGCTGTCATCGCTACGGTAGCCGTACCATGGTTGGCCTATTTGGCTGTTACCGGGAAACGGGGGCCGAATTGGTCACTGCCGTTGCTCGCGGGCGTCCTGATTGTGGGACTGGCGGTGACGTTGGGTGATTGGGCGATACGGCTGTTAAGTTAA
- the bioB gene encoding biotin synthase BioB: MSPTPLMSSDTLPSAGLYDSMAQQVLAGQPITSEQALAVLRSPDDDLLEVMAAAFKVRRHYFGKAVQLYFLMNAKSGLCPEDCGYCSQSKVSDAPVPKYNILQRDKLMAAAKIAAERNAKTYCLVISARGPNEREMKAVEEIVPEIKAKYDLKVCACLGLLDDKQAARLKACGVDRVNHNLNSSERFYKEICSTHTHGDRVETLQNVRKAGLELCSGGIIGMGETDEDVVTMAFDLRDIGVESIPLNFFTSIEGTPLHGNHHLTPNYCLKALAMFRLVNPDRELRISGGREIHLRALQPMGLYAANSMFVGDYLTTSGQAPEADYQMIEDLGFTVTREEEVAL, from the coding sequence ATGAGTCCAACACCGCTCATGTCGTCCGATACGCTCCCCTCCGCAGGCTTGTACGATTCGATGGCACAGCAGGTTTTGGCCGGCCAGCCAATAACCTCTGAGCAGGCTTTGGCGGTTCTCCGCAGTCCTGACGATGATTTGCTGGAGGTCATGGCGGCAGCATTTAAGGTCCGCCGTCACTACTTTGGGAAAGCGGTTCAGCTCTATTTCCTAATGAATGCCAAGAGTGGTCTTTGTCCTGAAGATTGTGGCTATTGCAGTCAGTCGAAGGTCTCCGATGCCCCGGTTCCCAAATACAACATCCTGCAACGCGATAAATTGATGGCCGCTGCCAAAATCGCAGCGGAGCGGAATGCCAAAACGTATTGCTTGGTCATTTCGGCTCGAGGCCCCAACGAACGGGAAATGAAAGCGGTTGAAGAGATCGTTCCCGAAATCAAAGCCAAATACGACCTGAAGGTCTGTGCTTGCTTGGGGCTGCTAGACGACAAGCAGGCGGCCAGGTTGAAGGCCTGTGGCGTTGACCGCGTCAATCACAATCTGAACTCCAGCGAGCGGTTCTACAAAGAGATCTGCAGCACCCACACCCATGGGGATCGCGTCGAAACGCTGCAAAATGTCCGTAAGGCTGGACTGGAACTGTGCAGTGGCGGAATCATCGGAATGGGGGAAACCGATGAGGATGTCGTGACCATGGCATTTGATCTGCGAGATATCGGAGTGGAATCGATCCCGCTGAACTTTTTCACGTCGATCGAAGGGACTCCGTTGCACGGGAATCATCACTTAACGCCCAATTACTGCTTGAAAGCGCTGGCGATGTTCCGGTTGGTCAATCCCGATCGCGAACTGCGAATTTCTGGCGGGCGCGAAATTCACCTGCGGGCACTGCAGCCCATGGGACTGTATGCCGCCAATAGTATGTTCGTCGGGGATTACCTGACCACCTCGGGCCAAGCCCCAGAAGCCGATTATCAGATGATCGAGGATTTAGGGTTTACGGTGACTCGTGAAGAAGAAGTTGCGCTATAG
- a CDS encoding TolC family protein: MLLKPSFRALHPALLGVIVLALVAAAGCKRTDYRRRADRDVDGILQEKTAGTLWQTPPGNHVYPDPRSRFYDPTATDCPSLPNPTPILNPYPIPPLATGDPLEPPPNIDLVSGERKPDDELPGGDSPESIETPEGLQEAIDPPLLESLAPEGVDSLQIVPIPESAWEPLPESCLNRMFEFTSIQAEYERSFGHPAPQGSKDIPRVTLENIMELALINSRAYQTRKEALYTTALRLTGERYQYDLNPRPFNNGSAANYQNFRSGGATIDTLGIPTSVGVQKSLSTGGQFLASFANDVVLTFNGPQGFTADIGSALLFDFQQTIFQTDIQLEPLTQQERDVVYAARDLIRFRRGLFRDLSAQYYNLLLSYRSIEIGTQDYFSNQRAFLQGRAEYTEAGRLPRVQVDQFEQNALRSRSELVASCNNMETSLDRLKLAIGVPPEMPFNLRLTELEALSTTDQLTVAQQLVRRTQAELQTQHQTSRVAPIALLNAAAVLTERLLDIEKLASPEGKPRSALTEVASRLAVLEARNQADVKRAVLDEETFAEDKRQSQLRPQAGDSPEATALDSPLRAYLRTVDVIESLLVLSYRSLEAEAMQQSPNAPQGPLGADPRRDQLKRFAKEFAAVNSKMDSAVENRELGKIRGIKDEATVLLGKAEQLATESTTWLISGDRQAFLGTVEATVAEVIQLSEEVISQSDSALPKVDVEEEEAMMTALVQRLDLMNRRAELADSRRAVKLAADDLRSIMDLRATHILRTRDDANTPFDFSLNDSETRLSLALDTPLNRRNQRNVYRLALIDYNRTLRNLIESEDTVKLDIRQDLRQLRLRRDQYEIAIASAALAYERVVSTRMQLQFAIKDVVARDFLEAQQAYTAALSSVARQHIAYILDRIELFYDMEGIQLDSTGFWVGLEDDSLQPPVNLDFRGTNPFPYGHLVPGLRYSKEILSTE; this comes from the coding sequence ATGCTGCTGAAGCCCTCATTTCGCGCTCTACACCCCGCTCTACTGGGGGTAATCGTGCTTGCGTTGGTCGCCGCTGCCGGGTGCAAACGAACCGATTATCGCCGCCGAGCCGATCGCGATGTCGACGGGATTTTACAAGAAAAAACCGCTGGCACCCTCTGGCAAACCCCGCCCGGGAACCATGTCTACCCCGATCCCCGCTCTCGTTTCTACGATCCGACGGCAACCGATTGTCCCAGCCTGCCCAATCCGACCCCAATCCTAAACCCCTACCCCATTCCTCCACTGGCGACCGGCGATCCGCTGGAACCGCCTCCGAACATCGATTTGGTTTCCGGAGAACGGAAACCTGACGACGAGCTTCCGGGCGGCGATTCCCCCGAATCGATTGAAACTCCCGAAGGACTGCAGGAAGCTATCGATCCTCCCTTGCTGGAAAGCCTTGCGCCTGAAGGAGTCGATAGCCTCCAAATTGTCCCGATTCCAGAATCTGCCTGGGAACCGTTGCCGGAAAGCTGCCTAAACCGAATGTTCGAATTCACGTCGATCCAGGCGGAATACGAGCGCAGTTTTGGACACCCAGCACCGCAGGGATCCAAGGACATTCCCAGAGTCACACTAGAAAACATTATGGAACTGGCGCTGATCAACAGCCGCGCCTACCAAACCCGCAAAGAAGCCTTGTATACGACAGCGCTGCGGTTGACGGGGGAACGCTATCAATACGATCTGAACCCTCGCCCCTTCAACAATGGATCGGCCGCCAATTATCAAAACTTCCGCAGCGGGGGTGCTACCATCGATACCCTGGGCATTCCAACAAGCGTCGGCGTGCAAAAATCGCTTTCCACCGGAGGCCAATTCCTGGCCTCCTTTGCGAATGATGTGGTCCTCACTTTTAACGGCCCCCAAGGGTTTACCGCCGACATCGGCTCCGCATTGCTATTTGATTTCCAGCAGACGATTTTCCAAACCGACATCCAACTGGAACCGTTGACTCAACAAGAACGGGACGTGGTCTACGCGGCCAGAGATCTAATCCGGTTTCGCAGAGGATTGTTTCGCGACCTGTCGGCACAGTATTACAACCTGCTGCTGTCGTATCGAAGCATCGAAATCGGCACGCAAGACTACTTCAGTAACCAGCGCGCCTTCCTCCAAGGGCGCGCGGAATATACCGAAGCCGGTCGCTTGCCCCGCGTCCAAGTCGATCAATTCGAACAGAACGCCCTCCGCAGCCGAAGTGAATTGGTCGCCAGCTGCAACAACATGGAAACCAGCCTCGATCGCTTGAAACTAGCGATCGGAGTTCCGCCGGAAATGCCGTTCAACCTTCGGCTGACCGAATTGGAAGCCCTCTCGACGACGGATCAATTGACCGTCGCGCAGCAGCTGGTCCGGCGGACCCAGGCGGAACTTCAAACCCAACACCAAACCTCTCGCGTCGCACCGATTGCCCTGCTAAACGCCGCTGCGGTTTTAACCGAACGATTGCTGGACATCGAAAAATTGGCTTCCCCCGAAGGCAAGCCGCGATCCGCATTGACCGAAGTCGCATCGCGACTGGCCGTTTTGGAGGCTCGAAACCAAGCGGATGTTAAGCGAGCCGTTCTGGATGAAGAAACGTTTGCAGAGGATAAACGCCAAAGCCAACTTCGCCCCCAGGCGGGCGATTCCCCAGAAGCGACGGCGTTGGACAGTCCTCTGCGAGCCTACCTGCGGACAGTCGATGTGATTGAATCGCTACTTGTCCTCTCCTATCGCTCCCTGGAAGCCGAAGCGATGCAGCAATCGCCCAACGCGCCACAGGGACCGCTTGGAGCCGATCCGCGGCGAGACCAGCTGAAACGTTTTGCGAAGGAGTTTGCCGCGGTAAATAGCAAAATGGACAGCGCCGTCGAAAATCGAGAACTGGGAAAAATTCGCGGCATCAAGGATGAAGCAACCGTCCTGCTCGGGAAGGCCGAGCAGTTGGCTACCGAATCAACTACCTGGTTGATTTCCGGCGACCGACAGGCTTTCTTGGGGACCGTCGAAGCGACCGTTGCCGAAGTCATTCAGTTAAGCGAAGAAGTGATCAGCCAATCCGACAGCGCGTTGCCGAAAGTCGACGTCGAGGAAGAAGAGGCGATGATGACCGCCCTCGTTCAGCGACTGGACCTGATGAACCGCCGCGCGGAACTGGCGGACAGCCGCCGAGCGGTCAAACTGGCGGCCGACGACCTCCGCAGCATAATGGATCTTCGCGCCACCCATATCTTGCGGACTCGTGACGATGCAAACACACCGTTTGATTTCTCACTAAACGACAGCGAAACACGCTTGAGTCTCGCCCTGGACACGCCGCTCAATCGAAGAAACCAACGCAACGTTTATCGACTTGCCCTGATCGACTACAACCGAACGCTTCGCAACCTGATCGAATCGGAAGATACGGTCAAACTAGATATCCGCCAGGATTTACGTCAGCTGCGATTGCGTCGCGATCAATATGAAATCGCAATCGCCAGTGCGGCACTTGCGTACGAACGGGTTGTCAGCACTCGTATGCAATTGCAATTTGCCATCAAGGACGTGGTCGCCCGCGACTTCCTAGAAGCCCAACAGGCCTACACCGCCGCCCTTTCCAGTGTCGCCCGTCAACACATCGCGTATATCCTCGATCGAATCGAATTGTTTTACGACATGGAAGGGATCCAATTGGATTCCACCGGATTCTGGGTCGGCCTAGAAGACGACTCACTGCAGCCGCCGGTCAACCTCGACTTCCGCGGAACCAATCCATTCCCCTACGGCCACCTGGTCCCAGGACTGCGATACTCCAAAGAAATTCTCAGTACCGAATAG
- the coaD gene encoding pantetheine-phosphate adenylyltransferase — translation MSNRIAVYTGSFDPVTLGHLHIIHRAAALVDVLVIGIGINKDKHPLFDPDERVALVKQVTADIPSVRVETFSGLAVDFVRRCGAKVMVRGIRPMTDVAGEFTMLMANRQLDPAIETVFLMADDRFAHVSSSLLKQIAQMSDDDERLARFVPREIIPAIRKRQSENGKHS, via the coding sequence ATGTCCAATCGTATCGCCGTCTACACCGGTTCGTTCGACCCTGTCACCCTCGGGCACCTTCATATTATCCATCGGGCGGCCGCCCTGGTCGATGTGCTGGTGATCGGCATCGGGATCAATAAAGACAAGCACCCGCTGTTCGACCCGGATGAACGTGTCGCCCTGGTCAAACAGGTGACTGCCGATATTCCGTCGGTCCGTGTCGAGACGTTTTCGGGATTGGCGGTCGACTTTGTCCGGCGCTGCGGGGCAAAGGTGATGGTCCGGGGAATCCGACCGATGACCGATGTGGCGGGAGAGTTCACAATGTTGATGGCCAATCGGCAGCTTGACCCAGCGATCGAAACCGTCTTCTTAATGGCGGATGATCGGTTTGCTCACGTCAGTAGTTCGCTGCTGAAACAGATCGCTCAGATGTCCGACGACGACGAACGACTTGCCCGGTTTGTTCCTCGCGAAATTATCCCGGCCATTCGCAAGCGGCAGAGCGAAAACGGAAAGCACTCGTAG